The region TGAGATTTTTTTACTCAGGTGTTTCTGAGTGTTCCATAGACAGACTTGGAAGGATTCTCATACCACAGTCCTTAAAGGCATACGCAAATATTAAAAAGAATGTAACAATCATCGGAATGAATCGAAAAATAGAGATATGGGCACAGGAAACATGGGAAGAACTGGTTAAAACGGCAACCTCTGACATCGAACAGATGGCAAATATCGTGTCTGATCTTGGTCTTTGATGGGCATTACACATATACCTGTTCTTCTCGAAGAAGTAATGAACAATCTGGTTTGTGTTGAAAATAATCTGTTTGTGGATGCAACAATTGGTGGTGGGGGGCACTCATATTACATATTGGAGAGGTATAAAAATGTAAAGATAATCGGTATCGATGTAGACGAAGATGCTCTGAAGATTGCAGAAGAGAGGCTATACGTATTTAAAGACAGGGTTAAATTGATAAGAGGAAATTTCAGGGAGCTCAAGAAAATTTTGAACATGGCAGGGATTCCGTCTGTTGGTTGTGTGCTTTTTGATCTTGGCCTTTCGACTTACCAGCTTATGGGGAAAAGAGGTTTCAGTTTTGATGATGACAGCTTTCTTGATATGAGAATGGATAACAGAGAAAAGATTACTGCCTATGATGTTGTCAATGGATATACCTACGAAAGGTTGATAAGGATACTTGAAGAATATGGAGAAGAAAGAAAAGGTATCAAGATAGCACGAGCAATCATAGAAGAGAGAAAGCAAAAACCAATATCTACCTCAAAGGAATTAAGTAATGTTGTATTAAAAGCAAAAAGACGAAAGGGTAGACTACACCCTGCAACAAAAACCTTTCAGGCGGTGAGGATTGAGGTTAATGGGGAGCTTGAAAATGTAAGGGCAGGTATCGGGGATGCAATTGATCTACTTAGCCAGAAAGGCAGAATCGGCGTCATATCCTTCCATTCATTAGAGGACAGGATAGCAAAGAACATTTTAAAAAATT is a window of Pseudomonadota bacterium DNA encoding:
- the mraZ gene encoding division/cell wall cluster transcriptional repressor MraZ, which gives rise to MFAGRYEYAIDDKSRVSIPSKFREVLSTNYDMRLILTNLDSCIVGYPYQEWVNIQEKISNLGTLKKEARVFLRFFYSGVSECSIDRLGRILIPQSLKAYANIKKNVTIIGMNRKIEIWAQETWEELVKTATSDIEQMANIVSDLGL
- the rsmH gene encoding 16S rRNA (cytosine(1402)-N(4))-methyltransferase RsmH, with the translated sequence MGITHIPVLLEEVMNNLVCVENNLFVDATIGGGGHSYYILERYKNVKIIGIDVDEDALKIAEERLYVFKDRVKLIRGNFRELKKILNMAGIPSVGCVLFDLGLSTYQLMGKRGFSFDDDSFLDMRMDNREKITAYDVVNGYTYERLIRILEEYGEERKGIKIARAIIEERKQKPISTSKELSNVVLKAKRRKGRLHPATKTFQAVRIEVNGELENVRAGIGDAIDLLSQKGRIGVISFHSLEDRIAKNILKNSPLLKVLTKKTIKPDRAEIKENPRARSAKLRIAEKR